Sequence from the Fulvivirga ligni genome:
TCAAATGGATGAGAGTTTTTAACCTCAATTACGTTTACCGCACTTCCATTTTTGTCTAACTGATCAGCGAAGATTTCAAATTTCACGTTATCTAAACCTGGCACGTAAGCTAGTTGGCTTAGGTCAATGTTTTCGTTAAATTTAGTTTCTTCTAGTGTCATCAAAAGATCTCCTTTAGTAACTTTTTGACCAGCTGATATATTTTCTTTCTTAACTACTTTACCATTATCTCTAAACTTGTGAGTAGTTCTTTTACCATCTTGATTAAGAACGTAGGCACCTGAACTTTTAGTCACGTTAGATCCAACTTCAGCAATGAAATTTACGAACGTACCATTGTTAGCAGCTGTAACGTTATGAGTTTGGATGAAGATTCTTTCTTTGGCAGGAATCATACCTAAAGTATCGTAAGAAACCACTGTACTATCAGCTCCGTAGCTTAAAGTATAAACTGTTTCTTTTCTTTCTACAATAGGGAATTGACCATTAGCAATGAAGTCAGCTAATTTATCCCAATCACTAGTATATTTTCCATTTACCTCTTGATAAGCAATTTCTGCTTCTCTGATAAGCATTAAGCGATCAATAACAGCTGCTTCCTGTGAGGCAATTTGTTCCTTAGCCTTGATTTCTGTGTTTATATCATCAAATAGAAAGTAAGCTAATCCTAGACTTCCTATAAGTAATAGTATAGAAATAATTTTGGTGACGTTCATTTTCTACGTTTTTTTTTGGTGCAATAATAAAACTTTTGAACTGCAATACATAATTTATTAAACCGCTATTTTATACAATTATCGGCAAAATTTAAAATAGCCGTTCATATTTAATATCGAATTTTTGTCCTTCGCTTCGTGAAGTATATTATGTAATGTTTCATCTGCCATAATCACTATTTCATCAAAAGTCACAAAGCGCACTTCTTTAATGATCTGATTTTCCTCTTCCAATTCCGGATCGTGCCCTTTTATTAGGGAATCATTCAATGCGCTGACCTGAAAAAATAGCTCCACCGCATGCAGCGGATTCTCCTTATACTCGTTGATAAATAGGAACTTATCCACCTGAATGTCTAAGCCTGTTTCTTCCTTAAATTCTCTGATCAATGCAACTTCTGCTGTTTCGTCAAAGTCAATTTCACCGCCGGGCGGAGCCCAAAGGATTCCTTTCTTTCCAAGCCCAGAATGTTTAACAAGTAAAAGGCTGTCCTGTTTTATACAAATGCCAGATACTCTGACCCTTATTCTGTTGCCAAATGTTTTTTCTAAATTCTTATCCATCAGTTAGTTTCGGGTATCTTGTCATTCACTGTTTATGGGTGAAGGTTTGGCTTATATTTGTGAAGTAAAATAGTAAATATGGTTAAAAGTTATAATCCTCAATACAAGGAGCGGGTAGAAAAGTTTTTAGAAAGGCAATTTTTCATGCAGCACATCCATTTCTCATTGTCAGAAATAAAGGAAGGCTACACAGAAGGATGGATGGATATTGAGAAATTTCATCTTCAGCAAAAAGGGTTGGTTCATGGTGGCGTAATCGCTACTCTGGCTGATAGTGTCATGGGTTTTGCTGCCTATACCTTGCTGCCCATTAATCAACATGTGGTTACTGGTGAGTTGAAAGTTTCTTACCTAAATCCTGGTGCCGGTGAAAAGCTGTTTGCTAAAGGCTGGGTGCTAAAGCAGGGGAAAAAGATTAATTTTTGTGAAGCAGAAGTCTATGTAGTAAAAGGAGATAAGAAAACGCTCATTGCCAAGTCTAGCTCCACCATGGTGACTATATTTCCTGAAGCACACTAGTTTATGCCTAACCCGTCAGACATATTAAAAAATAAGTTTCCGTTTACGCCTACGCCAGGTCAGCTCCGCCTTTTCTCTCAAGTGGATGACTTTCTGAAGGAGAAGGACGAGAAATCTGTTTTAGTGATTAAAGGATATGCGGGTACTGGTAAAACTACGGTAGTTAGTGTTTTAACGCAGGTATTGCCTTTATTTAATAAGAAGTTCGTTCTGCTGGCTCCGACAGGAAGAGCGGCCAAGGTAATGTCTCAATATGCTAAGAGGGTAGCTTTCACTATTCATAAAAGGATTTACAAACAGGTAGGTGATGCCTCTGAAGGGCCAGCCTTTAAAAGACAAAAGAACTACGCGAAAAATACCGTATTCATTGTAGATGAGGCATCTATGATTCATGAAGATAAGAGTTTTGGTAGCCGGGGTCTGCTTTCAGATCTTATACAGTTTGTATTTTCAGAGGAGAGTAATAAACTTATTCTCATAGGTGACAATGCACAGCTTCCGCCAGTGGGCCAGCTAATAAGTCCGGCGCTGGATAAAGATTACCTGGAGTCGGGTTATGGTGTATCGGTACATCATTCGTTGCTTACCGAGGTAATGAGGCAGGAGGGTGATTCCGGTATTCTTATGAACGCTACAGATCTACGAAATCAGTTGGGGAAAGAGAAACCGGAAATCTTATTCAGTACCAAAGGCCATAAGGACATTTATAAGATGACTGGTGAGAAGATGGAAGATGGCTTGAGGTATGCCTATGATAATTTCGGCATGGAAAACACTATAATTATCTGCAGATCTAATAAGCTGGCTAATAACTATAATCAATACATAAGAAATAGAATTCACTTTTATGAGTCTGAATTGGAGGTGGGAGAAATTCTTATGATAGTTCGAAATAATTACGTTTTCACCCCTGATGATGTACCTGGTAGTTTTTTGGCCAATGGTGATTTTGTGGAGGTAATGAAGATAGTAAACTTCGAAGAAATGTATGGCTTTAGATTTGCTACGTTAGAACTTAGAATGCTAGACTATCAATCAGAAACATCATTCGAGGCTAAGGTAATACTGGATACACTTCATTCGGAGTCTCCTTCTCTTAACTCCGAGCAGAATAGAGGGCTGTATGAGGCGATCATGGAAGATTATCAGGATTTGGCTTCGGTAAAGGAGCGCCGTGAGGCTATGAGAAAAGATCCTTATCTCAATGCACTGCAGGTGAAATTTGCCTATGCACTTACTTGCCATAAATCTCAGGGTGGGCAGTGGAATGCTGTTTTTGTAGACCAAGGTTACCTGAAGGAGGATGGGATAGATACAGAATATGTACGCTGGCTGTATACGGCAATTACCCGTGCTACAGATCAACTTTTTTTAGTGAATTTTAACAAGAAAATGTTTGTTAATTGAATTATATTGAGCAGGATTGCTGTTCTTTATAGATAACTTTGAATTAGTAACCAATAAAAACGATCTTAATATGAAGACTTTTGTATCATTTATTTTTGGGATTTTCGTGATTTTCAGCGCTTTAGCTCAAGAAGATAGTACTATGGAGACCAAAAATGGACCTGCTATGACTTTTCAGGAGGTGAAACATGAGTTCGGTGATATCCATCAGGGAGATAAAGTTGAGCACGTGTTTAAGTTTGAGAATACAGGAAACGAGCCTCTTGTTATCAGCAACGTACAAGTTACTTGTGGTTGTACTGCTTCTGATTGGCCTAGAGACCCAATTGCTCCTGGTCAGGAATCTAGCATGACTATCAAGTTTAATAGTGCTGGTAAAATGGGAACACAGAATAAAGTAATTACCATTATTAGTAACTCTGAAGAGAAGTATAGATTAACTATTACTGCTAATGTTCTTCCAAAAGAAGAATCTGGAGATACTAACTAAGGAGTAAATAGACATTACATGAAAAAGGCTAGCCGATTTGGCTAGCCTTTTTCATTTATTTAATCTTTCTTATTCCGAGTAGCAATAACACCCAGCCCACAATCAGAAGCACTCCGCCAAAAGGAGTAATGGCTCCTAAAATTGGTGTGTTAGTTAGGCATAAGATGTACAGTGACCCACTGAAGATAATCACACCTATAAAAATGCTATAGGCGGCATAGCTAAGTAGTTTTTGAGGCCACTTGGTATCTATTATACCTATGGCTAATAAGGCTAGTGTATGATAAAATTGATATTTAACGGCCGTTTCAAATGTTTCTATTCTGCCATATTCAGTAAGTAATGGCCTTAAGCCGTGAGCTCCAAAGGCTCCAATCATAACAGACAATGCTCCCAGAGCACAGGCTGTAATAAGAATATTTTTACTTTTAGTTGGCATAATTTCTCGCTCCGAAAATCGCGCTCCCCACTCTAATTAATGTGCTTCCCTCTTCTACAGCTATCTCATAGTCGCCGCTCATACCCATGGAAAGCTCCGCCATCTCTACGTTATCAGGAAGGCTCTTCTCTTTCATGGTATCAAATAGTGACTTTAACGACTGAAACTCTTCTCTAATTTGAGATTCCTTTTCAGTGAAAGTAGCCATGCCCATGAGACCTACCACTTTTATGTTTTTCATTTCAGCAACTTCCTCAGATTCGATGAGTTCTATTAGCTCTTCCTCAGATAATCCGAATTTGGTTTCCTCTTTGGCGATATGAATTTGTAGTAGACAAGAGATGACTATGTCATTTTTCTGGCCCTGCTTGTCAATTTCCTTGAGTAGTCTCAGGCTGTCTACAGAATGAATGAGACTCACAAACGGAGCGATATATTTTACCTTATTTCTCTGTAAATGACCTATCATGTGCCATTCTATGTCTTTAGGTAAAACCTCATACTTGTCTGATAACTCCTGAACCTTGTTTTCACCAAAAATCCTAATCCCCTCATTATAAGCTTCTTGTATAAGATCATTGGGCTTAGTTTTGCTTACAGCAACTAATCGACAAGATTTGTCTGATAAAAAACTTTTAAATTCTTTAATATTGTTTTTGATATCCATTTGTATAGTTTTAAATATCGATTCAATATTTACTACTGACAAAGTAAGAAATTTTAACTGAGAGCATATGCCTATTTTAGGTACTTTATTAAAGAAGGGAATTCGAATTAGAGAGAGCCTTGAGCAAGAGTATTCGAACCCTTACGACCTACAAAAGCAGGAATTAAAAAAACTACTAATCACCGCCAGTCAGACCCAATTCGGAAAGTACTACGATTTCGATAAGGTGCTGAAATCTTACAGGGAGTTAGATCCAAAGGCCTTCTTTAATTTATATAAGGAGCTGGTTCCTATACATAATTACAATAAAATGTATAAGGACTGGTGGCAAAAAGCGCAGGGTGGCAAAAATGATGTGTGCTGGCCAGGGAAAATCAGATATTTTGCCCTGAGCTCAGGTACATCAGAGGCCTCTTCAAAATACATTCCTATTACAAGGGATATGAAGCGCGCCATTCAAAAGACCAGTATTAGACAGATATTATCACTATCTAAATATGATCTTCCCTCAGAGATCTTTCAGGGTGGCATACTTATGCTTGGGGGAAGTACGCATTTAAATAACAGGGGTAGCTACTTTGAGGGCGACCTCAGTGGTATACAAGCTGCTCAGCTACCGTTTTGGTTCCAACATTTCTATAAGCCTGGTAAAAAGATAGCTCAAACCAGAGATTGGGACGAGAAGTTGACGGAGATAGCTAAAAAGGCCAAAGAATGGAATATCAGTATCATTGTAGGGGTGCCTGCCTGGATACAGATATTGATGGAGAAAATATTGGAGCATTATCAGGTAGATAATATCCATGAAGTATGGCCAAACCTTACCGTGTATGTGCATGGAGGGGTTTCCTTTGATCCATACAGAAAAGGATTTAAAAGACTTTTAGGTAGAGAGATTCATTATATAGAGACCTACCTGGCTTCTGAAGGCTTTATCGCTTTTCAGGCCAAGCCGGATACTCGCAGTATGAAAATGGTGCTTAATAATGGAACATTCTATGAGTTTGTGCCATTTGAAGAGCAAAATTTTGATGATAACGGTGAGGTCCTTGCCGACGCACCAACTTACATGATTGACGAGGTAGAGGAAGGCAGAGAGTATGCCTTACTATTATCTTCTTGTGCAGGTGCATGGAGATACATGATCGGGGATGTGGTGAAGATAGTTTCTAAGGAAGAGGCCGAGATAGTGATCACGGGAAGAACCAAGCACTTCCTTAGTTTGTGTGGAGAGCACATGTCTGTGGATAATATGAATAAGGCCATAGAAATGCTTTCTGATGAACTTAACATCACCATCAGAGAATTTACAGTAGCAGGTATCCCTCACGGAACACTATTTGCCCATCATTGGTATATCGGAACCGATGCTGATGTTGATCCTAACGTAATTAGAGAAAAGCTAGATGGCTACCTGAAAGAATTAAATGACGATTATAAAGTCGAAAGGATTGCTGCGCTAAAGGAAGTGCTGGTAGATGTTCTACCGGTGAGCACTTTCTATAAATGGATGGAGTCTAAAGGAAAAGTGGGAGGGCAACATAAATTCCCTCGTGTTATTAAAAGTCATCAATATGATGATTGGAAGGAATTTATAAAGACTATTGATTCGTAATGTATATTGTTAATGGGGTCTTGTTTGGTCTTTTACTTATGGTTTTGGTGGGGCCGGTGTTTTTCACACTCATCCAAACCAGTATAGAGAAAGGATTAGACAAGGCAGTTTTTGTGGCGTTGGGTATTTTCTTTAGTGATGCTCTTTTTATTGGCTTAGCTTACCTGGGCGTTTCTCAGTTTGTAGATAATGCCGGATATAATGTATGGATCGGTTATATAGGAGGAGTGATACTTTTCTCTTTTGGTTTATACTATCTCATTAGATCTCAGAAAGCAGCTGTTTTTACGGAAGCTAAGTCTGTAGCCGTAAAGGGTAAGTTCAGGTTTATATTCAAAGGTTTTATCATCAACGGTGTCAGTCCTTTCGTACTCCTGTTTTGGATAGGAGCCATGAGCTTGGCTACTGCCAGATATCAATACCATGGACACGAGTTACTAGCTTTCTTTATTACCATTCTCATTGTAACCCTCTGCAGTGATGTCTTAAAAGCTTATTTGGCTGGTAGGCTAAGGAAACTATTTACCCCTAAGCTTTTTAAAATATTAAATCTGATCGTGGGTCTTGCCATGATTGGCTTCGGCATTCATATGTTTATCTATAGCATTTAATCCTGAAGCACGTTAGATATAAACGTGGACTTTAGGAGAAGCCATAAAAGGAAGAAGCACATGGCCCATAGTAGATAATTTCTGTAGAAGTCAGTGGTGTCCTTATACCTTGACTCTTTGATTTCAGCTTTTTCGTATTTGTCAATTAAATCGAAAACTTGCTGTAAAGCTTCATTATCAGACACCCTATAGAATTCGCCTTCACCGATTTTCGCGATCTCCCTAAGTGTAGTCTCATCAAGGGTATTATCTATCATCCTGGGTCTGCCAAAGAAGCCTTGTCCAAAAGGTACTTTACCCTCTTTGCCTATGGCAATGGTGTAAATCTTAATGTCATAGGCAGCAGCCAGCTTAGCAGCGGTTATAGGGTCTATATTTCCGGCGGTGTTGTCTCCATCACTTAACAAAATCACCACTTTTGATTTAGAGTCAGACTCTCTCATACGGTTGGTGGCTACCGCCAAAGCACTACCAATGGCCGTACCTCTGTTTTCAATCATATCAAAGTTTATTTCTTCGATGTATGATTTAAGTAGGTCATAATCAGTGGTTAGTGGGGATAATGAATAAGCATCTCCAGAAAATATTACCATACCTATTCTATCCTGAAAGCGGCCATCAATGAAATTTTCAGCTACCTTTTTAGCGGCCTCAAGGCGGTTAGGTTTGAAATCTTCAATCTGCATAGATTGCGAAATATCTACCACTAGCATTATATCGATCCCTTCAGTCCATTGCTCTACTTTTTCATTGGTTTTCTGAGGACGGGCCAAAGCCACAATTACTAGGGCCACAAAGAAGATAAGTAGAATGTCCGGAATCAATCTCACCAAGTTGGTAGGGTTAGATTTTACCTGACTTTTAGTAAGCGCTATAGGCAACTTTTGGTTAAAGAAATGCCTGATTACCCACCTTAGAACGATAAATATAGGAATCAGAAGCAAGGCGTAAAGCACGAGCTGATACTCCCAGGTGAAGCTCTTAAAAGTAGAAGCTGCAAACCACCTCAATGAATACCATGGCATGTCAAATCCTGAATTATCTGTCATTTTTCACCTCCTCTACTTTCTGGTTAAACCTGTCATGAGCATACTTTTTAAGGCTGGTATAAGCCGGCATAAGCTCTTCAGTACTTTGCTTGCTGTAAATGGCTCTATCAATAGTTTTAAGAGATCCTTCAATCCCCTCTACTTTATACCATTTTATAATTTCTTTGGTGGTAAGTTTGGTATAAGGTCTTCTCTCAAGTCCTTCCAGATATCTTTTCCATGAGATCAATGCTTTTTCAGCCTTAAAAGTCGGGGTTGTGGCTGAATCAGAAATAATTTGATCATAAGATGCCACAAATTTCTGATATGATTTTCTCATCCTCCTTATTACAAAATTCTGCTTAATTTTTCCTCCGAATATGATGAGGAAAATGGTAATTGCCACAATCAGTATACCTAATATTAAGATAAGTACTGGGTAGTTAAATTGCGTGTCTACATTCTTATAAGTAGTATTTTCTTTTAATGGCAAGGCCTCTATAGCCACAGAGTCTGGTACTTCCTCTACTAATTGATCTAAAATAATAGAATCAGTATTGGAATAGACTGTGGTACTATCTTTACTGTGCAGAATAAAAACGGGCAGTTTTAACGTTTGAATGCTATCTATCTCAAATGATAAGAAATAGTAAACCGCACTATCATAGCTATGGGTGCTGTCAGATTTGGTAGGGAAGTATTCTTTATGATCGATTTCATAAGGTGAGAAATCATATAAAGAATCAGGAAACACCACGTCAAGTTCTTTTGGGTATTTCAAGGAAAGAGAATACCCTACAGGCGTTCCAATTTTAATGGTGTCTTCCAGAAATAGGCCCTTAGGTTCAATTTCCTGGGCTAAAACTGACTGGTTTACAAAAAATAAAACGAATAACAGACCTAAAATACCTCTAAACACTCTTTACTGTTTTATTTCTTACTTTGAATAATTTAAGGAGTTTGGGCACGTAATCTTCTTCTGTATCTACTGATAAGAAGTTGATCTGGTGCTTTTTAGCGAAAATAGAAAGAGCTTCCTCATTCACATCATAATTCTGCTTTATTTTCGATCTGAAATTCCCAAACGATGTATTTACCCAGATAGTTTTTCGGCTTTCTTTTTCAAAAACAGGAACAATTCCCAGCTTAGGTAGCCTGGTTTCTCTCTTGTCAGTAACTCTTATCATCACCACATCATGCTTTTTGGCAAGACCTTTCAGGTTGTGCTCATAATCCTCATCTATGAAATCGGAAATGAAAATGATTACGCTTCTTTTCTTTATGGCATTGAGAGTCCATAAGATAGCAGCATTGAGATTTGTGGTATATGATGTTGGCTTGAGTTTAGCCAGACTGCTTACTAATTCATATGCCTGTCTGGGGCCTTTGGCCGGTTTTACATATTTTTCTTTTTGATCTGAATAACAAATTAAACCTACCTGGCTGGCTTGCTTTACCGCAGATAGTGCCAGCACTCCACAAATTTCTTTGCTTATATCCAGCTTTTGCTTTCCTGGACTACCAATTTCTTGAGAGCCACTAACATCTAATATGAAAAATACCGTTTGCTCCTTTTCCTCTTTAAAGGTTTTCACAAAGGTACCATGTCCTTTAGCACTTACATTCCAGTCTATAGTTCGAATGTCATCACCATATTGGTAGGTGCGTACATCATCAAACTCTAGTCCTGATCCCTTGAAAATAGAATGAAAATCTCCTTGCATCTGGCTGTTGATAGCCTTTCTAATTTGGATTTCATATTTTCGCAGTTTTTTTAACAGGTGCTTCATTGGCCTAATTTTCGCTATAAAACTATTACAAATTTCACGATTATCTGCAATTTGCAAAAGAGTGATTATTTAGCAGGGATAATTATTTTATTAATGGACGTATTTGAACCTAGAATACTAATCTGGTTCAATGCGCTAAATCAAAACCACTGAAATGAAAACGAAAATATTTGTTATATGTTATCTTTTTCTCATCGGATGTAGCTCTGATAAAGAGGTGCCCAACGATATCATAAAGCAAGACAAAATGGTAGCGGTAATGCTGGATATGTATCTGGCCGAAGGCAAGGTAAATAATATGCGTTTAAGCCGTGATTCGTCACTAGCTATATTCGATGTGTATGAAGATATGCTCTATAAGAAACATGGAGTAATAGATAGCGTATATGAGAGGAGTATGTCTTACTATTATGATCACCCGGACATGCTCGAGACAATATATGAATCCGTGCTGGATAGTTTAAACCTGAAGCAGGAAAGGCTCAAAGAAAAAGCGGAGGATCCTGAGGATGACAAAGCTGAGCCTAAGAAAGAAGATGAACAAGGGAAGACTTTGGAAGTGAAGAAGGATGACGCTAAAGTGGAGGGTGATAAGAAAGATAATAAAAAGGAGTAAAGAGAATGTTATATCCGAAGGATATTGAGCAAAAAATAGGATTTGATAAAATACGGGAGTTTCTCAAAGAAAGATGTTTATCTGCCCTGGGAACTTCCATTGTGGATAAAATCAGTTATACAGATGACGTAGAACAGATTCAGAAATTACTGCATCAGGCATCTGAGTTTGTTAAGATCATTAGTGCTAATGACCCTTTCCCTACTAATTACTTTTATGATGTGTCATCATCGTTGAAAGGTATTAGGGCTGAAGGTACGTTTCTTACGGTAGAGGAGTTTTTAAGAGTAAACAACTCCTTAAAAACCATAATTGCTTGTATAAGCTTTTTAGATAAGCGAAAGGAAGAATACCCATATTTACAGTCATTAAATGGCTTGGTAAAGTTCAATGAGACAATTATTGATGCCATAAGTCATAAAATTGATGAAGGTGGTTTTGTTAAAGATTCGGCCAGTGAGGCTCTGGCGGATGTAAGACGAAACTTAAGAGGTAAGCACGCCCAGGTGAGAAGAGCACTAGATGCTATCTATAAAAGCGCCGTTAAGAATGGCTATGTGCCTGAAGGAGCATCCCTTACCGTAAGAGATGGTAGGATGGTGATTCCAATCACTGCGGAGAACAAAAGAAGGATTAAAGGCTTTGTTCATGATGAGTCATCTACAGGGCAAACTGTATTCCTGGAGCCCTCAGAAGTGCTGGAAGGTAATAATGAGATTCGCGAACTGGAAAATGCAGAGAAGCGTGAGGTGATCAAAGTACTCACTCAGCTTACCGATTTATTGCGAGATGATCTGCCTAATATAAAAAGAGGCTATCAATATCTGAGTTTAATTGATTTCATAAGAGCTAAAGCCAAGTTGGCCTTAGACATGGAGGCGGTAAGGCCAGAAATTGAAGATAAGCCTTTCTTCGATTGGCGAGATGCCAGGCACCCAACTTTGTATATGACTTACAAAGCAAGTGGAAGAAAAGTAGTGCCGCTCACGATCGTTATTAAAGAAAACCAGAATTTTATAGTTATCTCAGGACCTAATGCTGGTGGTAAGTCTGTCTGTTTGAAGACTGTGGCTTTAACACAGTATATGCTCCAGTGCGGGCTTCTGATTCCGGTGAGAGAAGATTCAAGAGCAGGTATTTACAAAAATATCTTTATCGATATAGGAGATGAGCAGTCTATAGAGAATGATTTGAGTACCTATAGTTCTCATTTATCTAACATGAAGTTCTTCCTGCAGCATGCCGGTAAGGATTCCCTGTGTCTTATAGATGAGTTTGGAACCGGAACTGACCCACATTATGGTGGCGCTATTGCCGAAGGTATTTTGGATCAGCTGGTGCAGAGAGAAGCTAAGGGGGTAATCACCACTCACTATAGTAATATAAAGCACTACGCTGAGAATAAAGAGTCAGTAGTTAATGGTGCCATGAAGTATGATGTGGAGCATCTGGAGCCGTTATATCAACTGGAAATAGGTAAGCCTGGAAGTTCATTTTCTTTGGAAATCGCCAGAAAGATTGGCTTGGCCAATGTGGTGACGAAATATGCCAGAGAGGTGATAGGTAGAAAGGGACTGGATGTAGATGATCTTATTCTAAAGCTGGAGAAACAGACTCAGGAAATCCAGAACAGAGAGAGAGAAGCCAAGGAGATGGACCGTGAGGTGAAAAGGCTCAAGAACAAATATGATCAACTTTATGATGAGTTAGAAGCCAATAAAAAGGAAATCATTAATAAAGCCAAGAGAGATGCAGCTTCTTTACTGGCCACTACCAATAAGGAGATAGAAAAAACAATTAGGCATATTAAGGAAAACAAAGCTGAGAAGAAAGAAACCTTGAAAATGCGTAATCGTCTGGCTAATCTGAAGGATGAAGTTCAGGTTAAACCAACTGTACAGAAGGCTAAGGTTGAAGTGGTGCCAGGTGAAATTGAAATAGGTGATAGCGTTAGATTTATCGATAATCAGGTAACTGGAGAAGTTATAGATATTAGAGGTAAAGATGTAGAGGTGAAAGTGGGCGACCTGAAAACGGTGGTGAAGAAAAAGAGGCTGGAAAAGATCAGTCGTACTAAGGCA
This genomic interval carries:
- a CDS encoding PaaI family thioesterase, which codes for MVKSYNPQYKERVEKFLERQFFMQHIHFSLSEIKEGYTEGWMDIEKFHLQQKGLVHGGVIATLADSVMGFAAYTLLPINQHVVTGELKVSYLNPGAGEKLFAKGWVLKQGKKINFCEAEVYVVKGDKKTLIAKSSSTMVTIFPEAH
- a CDS encoding GH3 family domain-containing protein is translated as MPILGTLLKKGIRIRESLEQEYSNPYDLQKQELKKLLITASQTQFGKYYDFDKVLKSYRELDPKAFFNLYKELVPIHNYNKMYKDWWQKAQGGKNDVCWPGKIRYFALSSGTSEASSKYIPITRDMKRAIQKTSIRQILSLSKYDLPSEIFQGGILMLGGSTHLNNRGSYFEGDLSGIQAAQLPFWFQHFYKPGKKIAQTRDWDEKLTEIAKKAKEWNISIIVGVPAWIQILMEKILEHYQVDNIHEVWPNLTVYVHGGVSFDPYRKGFKRLLGREIHYIETYLASEGFIAFQAKPDTRSMKMVLNNGTFYEFVPFEEQNFDDNGEVLADAPTYMIDEVEEGREYALLLSSCAGAWRYMIGDVVKIVSKEEAEIVITGRTKHFLSLCGEHMSVDNMNKAIEMLSDELNITIREFTVAGIPHGTLFAHHWYIGTDADVDPNVIREKLDGYLKELNDDYKVERIAALKEVLVDVLPVSTFYKWMESKGKVGGQHKFPRVIKSHQYDDWKEFIKTIDS
- a CDS encoding DUF58 domain-containing protein, which translates into the protein MKHLLKKLRKYEIQIRKAINSQMQGDFHSIFKGSGLEFDDVRTYQYGDDIRTIDWNVSAKGHGTFVKTFKEEKEQTVFFILDVSGSQEIGSPGKQKLDISKEICGVLALSAVKQASQVGLICYSDQKEKYVKPAKGPRQAYELVSSLAKLKPTSYTTNLNAAILWTLNAIKKRSVIIFISDFIDEDYEHNLKGLAKKHDVVMIRVTDKRETRLPKLGIVPVFEKESRKTIWVNTSFGNFRSKIKQNYDVNEEALSIFAKKHQINFLSVDTEEDYVPKLLKLFKVRNKTVKSV
- a CDS encoding ATP-dependent DNA helicase, which encodes MPNPSDILKNKFPFTPTPGQLRLFSQVDDFLKEKDEKSVLVIKGYAGTGKTTVVSVLTQVLPLFNKKFVLLAPTGRAAKVMSQYAKRVAFTIHKRIYKQVGDASEGPAFKRQKNYAKNTVFIVDEASMIHEDKSFGSRGLLSDLIQFVFSEESNKLILIGDNAQLPPVGQLISPALDKDYLESGYGVSVHHSLLTEVMRQEGDSGILMNATDLRNQLGKEKPEILFSTKGHKDIYKMTGEKMEDGLRYAYDNFGMENTIIICRSNKLANNYNQYIRNRIHFYESELEVGEILMIVRNNYVFTPDDVPGSFLANGDFVEVMKIVNFEEMYGFRFATLELRMLDYQSETSFEAKVILDTLHSESPSLNSEQNRGLYEAIMEDYQDLASVKERREAMRKDPYLNALQVKFAYALTCHKSQGGQWNAVFVDQGYLKEDGIDTEYVRWLYTAITRATDQLFLVNFNKKMFVN
- a CDS encoding NUDIX domain-containing protein, translated to MDKNLEKTFGNRIRVRVSGICIKQDSLLLVKHSGLGKKGILWAPPGGEIDFDETAEVALIREFKEETGLDIQVDKFLFINEYKENPLHAVELFFQVSALNDSLIKGHDPELEEENQIIKEVRFVTFDEIVIMADETLHNILHEAKDKNSILNMNGYFKFCR
- a CDS encoding DUF423 domain-containing protein, translating into MPTKSKNILITACALGALSVMIGAFGAHGLRPLLTEYGRIETFETAVKYQFYHTLALLAIGIIDTKWPQKLLSYAAYSIFIGVIIFSGSLYILCLTNTPILGAITPFGGVLLIVGWVLLLLGIRKIK
- a CDS encoding YggS family pyridoxal phosphate-dependent enzyme, with the translated sequence MDIKNNIKEFKSFLSDKSCRLVAVSKTKPNDLIQEAYNEGIRIFGENKVQELSDKYEVLPKDIEWHMIGHLQRNKVKYIAPFVSLIHSVDSLRLLKEIDKQGQKNDIVISCLLQIHIAKEETKFGLSEEELIELIESEEVAEMKNIKVVGLMGMATFTEKESQIREEFQSLKSLFDTMKEKSLPDNVEMAELSMGMSGDYEIAVEEGSTLIRVGSAIFGARNYAN
- a CDS encoding vWA domain-containing protein, which encodes MTDNSGFDMPWYSLRWFAASTFKSFTWEYQLVLYALLLIPIFIVLRWVIRHFFNQKLPIALTKSQVKSNPTNLVRLIPDILLIFFVALVIVALARPQKTNEKVEQWTEGIDIMLVVDISQSMQIEDFKPNRLEAAKKVAENFIDGRFQDRIGMVIFSGDAYSLSPLTTDYDLLKSYIEEINFDMIENRGTAIGSALAVATNRMRESDSKSKVVILLSDGDNTAGNIDPITAAKLAAAYDIKIYTIAIGKEGKVPFGQGFFGRPRMIDNTLDETTLREIAKIGEGEFYRVSDNEALQQVFDLIDKYEKAEIKESRYKDTTDFYRNYLLWAMCFFLLWLLLKSTFISNVLQD
- a CDS encoding LysE family translocator, whose protein sequence is MYIVNGVLFGLLLMVLVGPVFFTLIQTSIEKGLDKAVFVALGIFFSDALFIGLAYLGVSQFVDNAGYNVWIGYIGGVILFSFGLYYLIRSQKAAVFTEAKSVAVKGKFRFIFKGFIINGVSPFVLLFWIGAMSLATARYQYHGHELLAFFITILIVTLCSDVLKAYLAGRLRKLFTPKLFKILNLIVGLAMIGFGIHMFIYSI
- a CDS encoding DUF4296 domain-containing protein, with translation MKTKIFVICYLFLIGCSSDKEVPNDIIKQDKMVAVMLDMYLAEGKVNNMRLSRDSSLAIFDVYEDMLYKKHGVIDSVYERSMSYYYDHPDMLETIYESVLDSLNLKQERLKEKAEDPEDDKAEPKKEDEQGKTLEVKKDDAKVEGDKKDNKKE
- a CDS encoding DUF1573 domain-containing protein, giving the protein MKTFVSFIFGIFVIFSALAQEDSTMETKNGPAMTFQEVKHEFGDIHQGDKVEHVFKFENTGNEPLVISNVQVTCGCTASDWPRDPIAPGQESSMTIKFNSAGKMGTQNKVITIISNSEEKYRLTITANVLPKEESGDTN